Below is a genomic region from Oreochromis niloticus isolate F11D_XX linkage group LG13, O_niloticus_UMD_NMBU, whole genome shotgun sequence.
TCTCAGATGATAGCCGGGGTGAAGAGGTGGAGCTTCGGGTCACTGTACACTCAGAGTCACTGCGGGCTGAGATGGAGCCCAGACGGTTTCTTCGGGGTTGCGCCAGCAAATCCAGCCGTGACATCCCTTTCCGACCCGATGGCGGTTTAGAGgtggagctggtggtggacacCTCAGAAGCCACAGACACCCTGTCTGCATCAGCTAGATCCGTGTCAGATGTGTCTCCCAGTCGAGCACGACGGAGAAGGGAAGCTCTTGTGGGTCGCGGCTGAGGCAGTGAGGCTTGCTTGCTCAAGGAGGAGGCTGTGGCTGCATGAAGAGTCCGGCTGGTTTTGGAAGAACCACTGGCAGATGTCTTAGCAGACCTATCAAGTTTGGATTGCAAGACATCATCTGAGCCGCGTCCATGTGCTGAGTGCCCCAGAGGTCCAGAGTAGGTCTCCTGGTCTGAGGAGAGGATGTCGGAGATGGGAAAGGATGAAGTCTGGTCATCATCAGTGAGATCTGCAGAGGGCTGCCGTGCTCTGGAGGAGGCAGAAGATGGCTGAACAGAGCGACGTGCATCAGTCCGGGTCGTTGCTTCGACTGGCCTGCTTTTAGTCTTTCTCTCCAACCGTTCACGAGCACTGGGATTTGTGATGCTGGTTTTGGAAGCTGTGCTCATATTGCTTTTCTCCCGGTGCATGCTGCTGAGGGAACGCCGTTTTTGTACACTGGCTGCTGCTTTCTTATCTGCTGATTCAGCCACATGACTAGCTGTGCTGGCTGTGTCGACATCTGACTCAGGAGAGATAGAGTCAGTCCGAGGGAGGAGGGCTGAACTTGAACCCTGAGCAGTGATGCCACCTTTACTACTTTTCTGATCTAGTTTGTTTTCATCTCTTAGTTTGGCCTCTAGGAAAGCCATGACAGCTTCAGTGTCCTTCAGGAGAGTTGCAGTATCCATACTGCCTACAGAATCACTGCGTTCACGCCCATTGCAGCCTCTGTTTATACGTGGGATGAGCTCGGCAGGGACGCTGGCACTGGGCTTCTCAATTGTGAAACTGCCCTGGCGGACGAGAGGCTTTCCAGACTTCTCACTTccttctcctgctcctcctcctcctcctttcctctcctctgacttcttcctcctctcagtGCTTCCAGAAGTCCGGAGAGAAGCCTTAGATGGAGAGGAggtggagctttgtttccgtTTACTAGTCATTTCGCTGTCCTCCGTGGGAGTCGGGGACTCCCCGTCTCCCTTGTTCTCTTTCTCCTGAGGTTCAGTATCCTGCTTTTCCCCAATCTCTGACCTCAGAGTCTGGGTAGCGGATTTAGCCCGGGAGTCATCCACAGGGAGCTGAGGGAGGGTCCTACGCTTACGGTCAGTCAGACTGGAGGAGGATTCGCCTCTGCTGAGGGAGGCACCAGACTCAACAGTATTAGCACCTAGAAGAAAAACCAACTTAATTgtcattctttttgttttctttttttttgcatgatattaaagaaaaaggaTTTTCAGTCCTAGTTTCTACTTTGAAATATTTAGCATATCAAGGTTTTAAAAATGATAACATATTGTgtttaaaaactgagttttcaatAGTATCTACCTCTCTCTTTGTGCAGGAAGCTGGCTGTTTCTGCTCCTGAACCCTCTGGGTCTGTTCTTGTGTGATTGGCTGCTATGCTGGCCCACTGAGAGACCCAGCTAGAATCACCAGGGAGAGCCTGGGGGggcaaaacagagaagaaaacgGGATTGAGAAAATTACAATAAAGCTCACTTAACTTAATGGTGGCACAAAAAATACCCAGGAGATCATGACAGTCGCTATATCTAAAAGCCACTAAAGCAAATGTATAATAAATGATGAGAGAACTGAGTTAGACTGTAAGGATGAAGATATTTctctacatttttattttatatttaaaaaaaatcagtttgctATATGCTCTGTGTGTTATTTAAATACATATAAATCACCCAAACAGGGGTGCATAAAAGACAGAAGACCAGACAGAAAGGCTGTCACCGCACACACACGCTGTCCCCTCCCTCTTGTAAAACTGCCTAAAGGGCCGAGCATGTCTCTCCTCATCTTAGTATGATCTAGGTCACTCGTAGGGAGGACATGCCTACTCCCACGAACAGGCTTAGGCAGTAAGTGCCATCAGAGTTATTCTGACACACAATATGAAGCTTAGTCATGAATCTTAAGTCTGTTATATGACACTGGACTAAGAGGCTATTGTCAGTACTTTAACAATAAATGCTAATCTATAGGTGAACATAAAAAAAGCTAAtcaaagagagaaaagggaagaaaaataCTATAAGGGGCATAAAAAagtaacaaagcaaaaacaaataatCAGTTCAAGTTCTGTTTTCTACCTCTTTTCCACTCTGTCCTGcctcctttccttttccttctccTTTCAGGTCTGACAGAATCGACGAGTCTTTGTTCTGCTGCACACCAAACACctaaaaatatgtgaaaaagaagaacacaaaaacattttgctCAAGTACATTTAATCTTTAGACAATATGCACATTTTGTATGCAACAGAATAATGGTAGTCtttggaatgaaaatgaaatacctccataatatattttataaacatATCATTCAACACTTCTCCTACTGAACAAAAGTGAACTAAACAGAAGTAAGTGCTGTTGAAATAAAGCATTAATTGGGTCTGGTTAGTTGAGTACCATGGCGacataaaaaaatatcagacacaaatcacacagacacacacacacacacacacagacacacatgcactatTTACAAAGGAAAAGAGAGCGAAAGGCGGACAGACTGTGAGCAGTGTGCCAATTAGTGTGTCAGCTAATTACAGGAATTAGCATAACAACACTTCCAGTTTTGAATGTAATGTGCCCAGACTACCACTACCTCGAAATACACCCCACTAATTATATCACAGCTCCTCCTAAGATAACACCTGCATGCAGCACTTGAAGGGACAAGTGCCACACTAAGATGTCATTTAGGAAAGTTAAAATCAGGCCTGTGTGATAACCTTGTAATTTAATAACCCACAGCAACAACCTGACTTCCTAAAAAAGGTTTATGTGCCAATCCCAACTTCTGAATCGGTCAGGTGACAAATAAAAACTACTGGCCATTCTTAGAGTTGCAAACTTTCTTTTCTAGAACTTTCTAACCTTAGCAAGTAAAATTGTCTCTGTAAATTTAACTGTCAGTCATCTCTCTAAGTGCATTTCTTGCCTATTTCCAGTATGTTTTCAGTGACCATGAAAAAGCTCTATGGCACAAGACCAGCGGCAGCAGTAGGAAATTGATGATGGTGGCGCAGCCTCCCTGGAGCATTGTTTAATAAAGCAGGACAGTCCTTGATGGAGTAAGTCTCTCCAGGCAACTATAGAAGCATTAGCTTTACCAATGGGACAGAGAAGATGGGTGGTGGTCAAACAAGGCAACAGAAAGGGGATAGCTTTGTTTTAATGTCAACAACGCCAAGTGCTCTCATAGGACTCACTACCCCTAAAACTGCCAATGAAGCAGGTAATAAACAGACTATTAACCTTGCTCTGGCCTGTTTATGTTGGCTCAATTACTTTCTGCAGTTACTGCAGAGAGACTTTAAATGATGCTTGTCATTCTAACTGCTACTTTTATGGTCAATGTTTGGTAACGAAAAGCAACAACACACATATTTTTTGCTTTCTTGTGACTTTAGAGGGATCAGAACATAAAAAATTAAGACTCAAACAACAAAATGCAACAAATGTCCTTTAAATAACCCACATTTAAATTTACTATTGTAATTTATTGTATACTATTTCCACAGCACATCTCAGGCGAAAAAAGATTTCAATCTAGGTATTTAAGGCTTTACAGACTTACAGATTGTTTCAGTTTGTTATGTAGAGTTTAGGATTTAGTTTctgaaaataacttttttattaCAAACTAGTGGTGATGTTTTTGGCCCAAAAATGTGGGATCCTAAATACATCTCATTTCAAGGACTGTGAAAACCAGGGCAGGATAACAGACATGTTTCCACGCTACCTTGTCTATCATTCGcctggcctcctcttcctccggGTTCTTGTTTTCCAGTTCGATGGTGTATGTGCCTTTATCACTGTGGTCGTCTTCTGCCTCCACACCAGCTGTACTTGCACCTCTGCCCACAACTGATGTGTCCTCACTGGGGGTGGTGGGGCTACCAGTCGCCAGCCCGGTACTGGCCGAGCTCCGACCAATACTTGGgtcctctgacctctgtttAAGAAGCACTCGGGCAGCTGTGGGGGCACCTACAGTCACTGTAGCTGGTATTGGGGCTGGGACCTTACCTGAAAGGtatacacacagagcacagaaatacagctgttaaaaaaacataatggtcacacatacatacaatacTTTTACAGAGGATATATAGTGCCTTTGTGTCCTTTACTTGAATAGCTAAACTCCCAGTATGTCTTATTATATTTAATGGGTATAGTTTTAAACATTTACTTTGGGAAAGACAAACAAAATCTGGTCATAGAAAGAgtgtaaaaatacattaaatctGAGTTTTATTACCTGAGTCTGAGGCTGTTGTGGCTGAGGTGGAAATGCTAAACACCTTGGGGTGAGAAGGAGGCTGAGGACAGAGTCCCTCTCCGCCAACTCCTGCTCCCAGCAGGGGTGCGGTCTGGGAAAATGAATATGACCGGCGCTTGCGAGGGTTTTCCTCATCATAGAACTCGATCATAAAAGCAGTACGAGTCCCAGTTGTTCTGGTCCCACTGACTGTTATGTTCCCCCCTCCTGTTTCTCCAGATCCTCCTGCTCCCACGTGGCTGTGTGACGCTTTTAGGCGTTCCTCTAAAGCATGGCGTCGGTTGGCAAAACGCAGCCCCAGCCCATTCTCTGAGTCGCTCTGAGTGCCATCCTCATGTTTGCTGCctaaagggacaaaaaaaaaaaagaaagaattatTTGAATTGACTATTGACTATATTGACAGTTCACATATTCTCCAGCAAAATATCTTACATTTATATCACAACATATATGCAGAACAATTCCACAGCAACAGACCACAGCTTGTGTAAAAAGATGCAATATAGCAATGCTGTGCATACAGCAGCATGTGCAGCACGTTCTGAAAACAAGCAGTTAAAACAAGAGCCAGGCACACAGAACCACATCCACCTAAAACCACATTTGTGGTCTAAATGAACTATGAACTTTCAGTTGTGAcacaaacatttaatacatAAAACAGACCCTAAATTCACAACCTACCACATTACTCGAGTTATTCTACATTTGGATCAGTCTGGGTCAAATCATCACGTCCACGCTAATCCAGACATGCCACCCACCACTATCCCTGCCTACTTCACTGACAGCAAGAGAGGCgagggggaggggaggaggaAAGCATGGAGAGGGAAGCGAAGTAGAAGAAGGCTGGACTAGAGTGTGTGCgtacgtgtgtatgtgtgtagagGGGGTTCAGACTGAAGAAGGAGGGGAAGTAAAAGGCAAAAGAAAAGGGAAGGCTGAACAGAGAGGAAGATTGGGGGATGTGGAAAATGAGGAGGGTGGAGTGGCAAGGAATGAAAACGGATTAAGTgtgacaaaaaggaaaaaacagagaCTGAAGAATGCTCAGGATAGGGAAAGTATTGTCATTAGAGCTAACAGAATGTCACACAATCAAAGACCTAACCAGTCACTGGCATTTCACTAGCTGGGAGTCAGTCCATCAGGATATGGGAGAAGCGAAGGGAAGGAAACACCACAGGACTGCTGCTGCACATGATGACATACATTGTATAAACCCAAAGCTCTGTGATATAGTTAATACTTTCTCCAAAATAATACAGGCTCCAAAAGCTTGTTTTTAGGCTGTTTTTCACTTCAGACACAATGTGCAAGTAGTGCTAGTGAACTGCCCTCTGTGAGAAAAGAGGACAAAGAGCCTCAAAGATGCATACATGCTGAGTGGTCTTCAATGACTTGGCAGGTTCGCTGTGCACAGACTGTGCCTTTGAATCTGTTAATGCTAAATGTGACTTCACCTATAACTTTCTAGATTTATTTCATTGTAATCAGGACTGAGAGTCAAGTTATGGACAGTATTTAATTAAAACTGGAAAGCCGGTAAACATTGGTGGCGTATCAGTATGACGCATTATTTATGTCAACAGTGACATGTGTACTTACAGAAGCTCCACATATGACACGCTTTAGTTTTATAATTACTTCTACTACTTGAATCTactacttttgtttgttttgtcaagTCTAAGaaagtcttttttaaaaatgtgagagATGGAGATCTAAACAGCAATATACCTTTTGAGATGACCTCTATGCCATCCAAACACTAGGTGTCTCTGTTTTGCTTTGGTCTTGTTGTGCTTTGGTGGATAGCTGGATGAGCTACACCTTGGCCCAGTATGCCCAGCTTTAACAGCTCCCTCCTTCCTGCAGACTGACTGGCTATGCTACAGTGAactcttttaatttaattattttacttttcataCATGCTGCCAGCTGCGCATGCATGCATTATAATGCTGACTGTCTGATAAATGCAGGTTCTTTTAAGTTGATCATATTGTTTCTACATCTAGTTGTGTCTTATTCCTTGCTATAGTTTATGagccagactgtggaactcttttaaaaaaaaaaaaatctgcctttCACAGGGCGCCAACCTTCATTCAAGTACAATATTAAATTGCAGAGCACCCCTGTAAGTACTTTTTCCACACTGGGATATCACAATGATTCTGCTGCCTAGGGCATAATTCAGAGTCTGTGGCTCATTTGTCACATTCCACCGGTCACCTCCTACAAATGTTCCATCTTTCCAAACTGTTCAGCATTTATTAAAGCATATATTTcattaacaagaagaaaaaaagaaaacagtagcTTGAAGAGATCAGCAGATAAGCAGACAACGAGAGGCAGGTCTTTCATGCTGTGTGTCCGAACAAAGAAGCCCTTGGTAGGGCCAGAAGAGAACAGAGATGTCTGTGAGAGTCCAGTGCTCTGTCCCACTCGCCCCACTATGACTCACAGTGGAGCTGGCCTCTGcccgcgcacacacacacacacacgtaaacagacacatacacatacacagctgAGCATTTGATACAAGAACGTACTTACTTTACATGTggacacattcacacaagcatgCAAGCAAACACACAACCTCAAACATACACTGAATTGTAATATATGTGAGGATACACTGCAAGTACAACACATTCAATTGAATTTAAAGTCCTGAGTATGTGATAGGCTTTAACTATTAGGGAAAATTAATTACATTTCACATGAAACACTTAACTTTTCatcattaataagaaaactaaTTTTGTATTCTTAATAACATCTCAAATCGCACATATTTGGCAATATGCTGATAAGAGTGCAACGAAATACTTAAAttctcatgcacacacatggcAGTTCATATTCTAAATAACCAACAGTTTAAAGATATATCCTGTACACAATTTCCTACAGTGATAAAAGAAAGACTTACCTTGATGGTTAGAAATCAAAACCTCATTTGCTTCCTCTCAATTTTCTTGCTGAACCTCTGCCATCCTCTCTGCCTAGCACCTCTATGACACACCCTGAGCACATCTCACAAGCCTCCTCTCACACATGCCGCACTGCTTGTCTGCAGATCAGTGCAGAGCATGATTCcagcacacacatgcagcagaCGCAGACCTGGCGAATTTCAGTAACACAAACCAACATGTAAGCAGCACATGCTTCGCACACGCCCTCATCAGCACTGAAACGCATGTCTCACACATGCCGCTGCAAccttcacacacagacacacagacagatgttCAGCACTAGTGCTTGCTATGTATGTCTGAACGCTCGCCTTCCCTGCCATCATTTGCATCACTGTTACCATAACAACTAACTAAAAAAAATGCTCCCATCCTTTGCTGCCTCCCTTTCTGCTTCTACTGCAGTGTACACaagtctctctgtctctctctctctctgtcttgctTCTCTTTGTTTAGTCACCTTGGCTGCAGTTACTGCAAATACTGCTCTCTCGTCCTGCTTCTTCCCACCTTCCCTCTGTACCTGTCTGCAGATAGCATTTCATCCAGCTGTCCACTTACCCTCTATCTCCTTGCTCTTCAGCCACATTTTGAAAAGACTGCAGCGTCCAGCAACCCAAAACTCTTAGTAAAATAATAGTCCCATAGCTGAGCCATTCTGACAGCCAATTAACATGCGTGTTGTACTAACTCCATCTAATGAATTACCTTCTCTCCCTTTCACTTCTGCTAATAGATTTCCATTTTCATCAGCTCGCATCTGCTGGTCCCTTCCCTTACACATGCCAGCACTATCATAAATTGGCCTTCATTTAATTGACTCAAGACATGTGCATGGCCTAGCCTAGCATCAAACCTAAACTCTCTTTAGAGGGAGAGAGCACAAGGCTTAACCTTGCTTGGTTTAATCAATTCTCATAAAAACCCATAGCAGCAGGAGCCGACTCAGCAGCTGGCTGCTTGCAAGTAATGGGGAGAAAGAAACACAGACAACCAAGAAATCTACAGCAATAGTATTTTCAAACCTTACCCCACACATgatacaaaagaagaaaaacatttttctgatcATGCAATCAGGCTTTAAATGGCAGGATGTATTCTATGCATGCGAGTATGAGTACTCCTTTCTGCAAACAGGAAAAAGGGGCTGAGCTACACAGCAGCAGAGGAGTAAGCATGGTATTTTCTTCTAGCTGCTAATCTCCCCTGCTTGGCTACCACTGCCAACAACCTCTGGCAGAGAATCAACTCCAACTGCGCATAGTATGGCAATGACAGTATTACACTATTACACTAAGAAAGTGGCATTACAATGACGTTTCTGGTGAAATAACTGATAAATCACAAATAAGGATTATTGCAGGGAGTaaattgaattattttgttAGAGGAAGGACAAATAATCAGGGCAACCAGAAAGAGGCACAACAAAACGCACAATCTACAGACATACAGACAATAAACGCACTCTACCTTTCAGTCTTTTCAGATGAACTGGCACATCGCTCTTGATGCTCTTGCTGCTCTTGCTGTCATCCTCTGTCGACTCGCTGCGCACAAGAGTGGGGTCATTCTGGGCTAGCCAATCAGCTACTTTGCTCTCAGATGCCATCATAGCAGCCTGTAGGGTACTCAAGTCCCTTCCTCCTGCACCTCCACTTCCTGCTCCACTCTTCTTGGAGCGAGATCTGTGGTGATCGGGTGTGAACTTTGACACATGGTCTTTAATGGTGACTTTCCCTGGAGACGTGTTGTCAAACTCTATGGTAAAGGAGGCGTGACCTTGAGCTGTGGAGCAGACATACTACTGTGTCAGTCAGTACTAAATATAAGTTTGCTAACTGAAGCACTTTTCTGAAAGACAAAATGCATATAACCAGATTGTGTAATTATACAGTAGTGCATAGACATTTGCTAAAATATACTCAAATAAGCCACTGTCTCTAGCAGAATAACTGCTACTTTGTCTGCACTAGATGCACACTAATCTCTTATTTTTGCCATAAAAGATTTCTCAAAAGTTCAACGTGAATAACATGAAGAatacaaaacataaatacacCTGCTTTTATCAAGACATatcaaaaataattaaacatataCTTCACTTTACCTGTAGTGATGTGACTGGCTGTGCCCTCGGTGTCCTTGGTAGGAATCTCGTGGATGCCGTTACTGGCCATGTGACCCTCCTTGGTGGGGATCTCAAAGTAACTGGAATCATGGGCAGTGGGCGCATGAAGGCCACCCTCTTTAGCTTTCTCCCCTCGATGTGCCTCTTTGCTTTCTAAGTtcagaaaataccaaaagatgtATTAGAAAATAGATCAAATTTGGGTTGGCAataaatatttgacatcagtggattaaaataaaaccacctaaccaaccaaccaacctgTGAAAATCTTAGCCAAAATTAGATGGTGAGATTTTATTTTGGGGTTGTGTTGTGTTACCAACTCTTTGCTCTGCACACAtcctttttaaaagaaaaacacaaagcttcCGGTACCAAAGATTTTGTATGTTGCCTAAAGACTGAAAATATTGAAAATCAAGCCATTCAAGACACAGATCAATCCACTCAGGTTTTGTTCTTCACAACAACTTTCTGTTTCTCATTTTCACTTTCTGTCActctaaaaaaaagaagtagtgCCGGCATAGCTCTTTAAAACCTGATTTCAGGGTACTGGCAATATGGagcactttttttctcatttgtccGTATTAGCAAACAGAGCCTCTGTGAGATCTGAATATGACAAATGATACTTGCAGAAATTAGAAGGGCCATCTGCTTCATGTTGGAGAGCAAACATAGGAACATATGGCAATTggcaaaaagaaacaagaaacagaAACTGTCTGCACAATACAAGAGTGAGCAACAGTGAACACATttctaataaaatatttattttaaatatatcacAGAGCTGCTTAATGACTTCAGAGAGAAAACAGGACATTCCAAAAGGTACAATCTCTTAGTTAAAAGCTGCATTTTCCACTTCACTTTACTTCCCTCAGCTCAGTTtagctgattttaaaaaaaatctttttaaaactaTCAGTGGCTGCCAGCATAAGCAGCTCAGCAGTTTTGGAAAGATTTACAACACAGATTTAGACTGAGAGCAAATATGATGTACTTTAGATCAAATATGTGCAGTGATGCTTAAGATTCAATGACTATGAGAACATAGTAATACCATTCAACTGAGACAGAACACATGGTTCAACTTTCAAACAGCAGTACTACTACACTGTTCACATTTCTTCTCTGTGATCTCTTAGCTTTCAGGGCCTTCTGGtgttaaaacaaacagttttaaaaagagagacaaaacaatataaacagCAATAGTTCTTCCTTTAAAATTCTGATGAACTCAGAAAACTTCCTCTATCCCACTCATGTAAGGAGTGAGTTAGTGTGAACATAAGTCATCTGAGAATCACTTACATTAGTCACTTCTCCAAAGTAAAGAACTCCAATAACaattttaatgctttttaacCACTAGGTTCAAACTAACTGCTGAATGTGTTCCAGGATTTCTGTTGGCCTAACATTACAACACCAAACCCCTTTTCATTTCACAGACTTGAGAGTTGAAGAGATTTCACTGACCAGACAGCTCTTAAATGAGCTGCTGGCAATCAAGTGCAAGGTAAAATATTAGATAAATACAAAGCTGACCCAAATTGAAAGCCTTTTACCAGCTTCATTACTCAAAGTGTATGGATGAGAAAGTGATACTTACCAAAGAATTAGAGCGTGGTTGGCTAATGATTGCTGCAGTGTACACTTAGTGTGGTCTGTTTGGACGCTGTGTGTCAAAagttgggtgtgtgtgtgtgtgtgttgggaggAAAGGGGGGAGCTGGTGCAATGGTGTAACCCAATCAGCTTGAGTAACAATACatgaggaggggaggggaggggactCTGACAGCACAGCCTATTCAGAGGCAAAGATAAAAAGACACACACTAAATTTAACTGAAGTACACATATATGCTACAAAGCACACAACCAAACAGAATCGCTTCCTACTCCCAAACCTCTCTTTCTCGCTTTCACTTCCTCCTAACTGTCATATCTGAAGCAAATGACCTATTAGAGGAAATACACATGGAGGTAAAGCCACACCACTTAAAATGAAATGTCCACTGATAACATACTGATAAATATGCCGCTTCAAAATCCAACGTTTCAACATTCATCTTTTAAAAGCCGATGCTGCGGAGGGTAAATGCCTTTTACTCACCCGCTTCCATAACTGAAGTAGCCAATCCCATTTGGCTGATCTTCTggaaacgttttttttttttcgtttggTTTCAAATCAACCCTCCACACTTTCGCAGATTTACTCCAAACTGACAAGCTTTTCTAATCTCACTTCACCACAAAAATACGACACCAAAATCCACAGAGTGATGAGAATCATAGAGAATAGAAAGCACCTATAACTGACTGTTAAAAgaggtaaacaaacaaacaaaaaaaacccccaaagtCTTCTTTTACCGACTGGCAAAGATGCTGCCCGACTATCCATCCAGATGTAACGAGAGATTTGAGGATGCTTCAGTCTGCtccagtgtttttttgtgtttggttaACCTCCCCCCACTCCTTCTGGTCCACACTAAACCAGCCTGGCACAGACTGATTTTTTTGTATCACTGAGCTGTTCCACTATTCCTCTAATCCTGTTACTCTGACTATCGGCTTCTAGTTAACGTTATTCCCCCCTCAGTCCAATGGTCACTGTCTAATCGCATAGTGCAGGCAAACAgacatacatgcatacatgcTATGAAAAAGGCCTTTGTGTGCACTTGGACTGTcacagatacaaacacacaggctAGCTGGACATCACCCCTTCAACacaaagaaagcaaataaaCGGAGCTGGAGGACATTAGGATGACTTAAGCTACTGATTCAACTTAACATAGCATCTTTAATGTGTTAGCTATTTAACAACAAAGTTTCTATCACAGTACATTGTAACTATacacaataaacaataaaacacttttattttaaattttttgcttGAACTAAAGCAAATAGAAGCTTCATTTAAATTACTGAAAGTGCATATCCTAATATAGAGTATGAAATTGAACTTCCACGTCATGTCTATTTGTAAAGCAGTTACCAAGTGCTAACAGTAAAAACACCTTTTACAAACCAATGACAACTACACAAAGTTTATTATAATATGTGGAAATCATTTGGCATTCTTACAACTATGTTTTGAAAATATAACactgtcattgtacatgtacactgCTTGGTGTATAACCCAAGAAAGCATATGTTTGCGTTTGATCTCTGAAAGTGTCAAATAATTCAAAATTTCACAGCCTCCTACCTGAAGTGGAGCTGTCATGCTTTTTTGTGGATGTCCTGTTTTCCTGTTTGAAAGAATTCTCATCATCTGCATCCCCATCCCCCCACCAAGACGGCTGGCCATATAGGGGGGTCCCACGAGGCAGTGCTGTAATATCCCCTGGGGCAAATGttcacacaaaaacattttaacaaagCCTTGCAGTGAGTCTACATGTTACTCTGTGAAGGCGAGTGTTTATTACTGACTTTACATACTCAGGTCGTATCTAGATAAACAGTTCACTGAAACACGATGCACCAAAATTAACCCAGCTGCTCCTTGcgtatgtctgtgtttgtgctttaaTTCCCCCTAGTCGGGTCTTGCAACACTGACCTATTTTCAAAACTTTAGCCAGCTTGGATGAACACGCATGTGAACATTCAATGTTTTGGGTCCTTTCTCTTTCAGAAGTAAATGGTGGATATGAAAGACAAGCTTTCCATTTGCCTCCCTGTTCTTATCAGACTATAAGATAAGGTACTATGCTCCAGTGGTAACTCCTAAACTCAGTAAGGAAGTGAGAGGAAACATCACTGAGCACCGTATCAGAGCACATCTCGTCAAGTTCTTAGCATTCTTTCCTCATCTTATgcctttttccccccatttaAGTACCCTTCACCCTGTGATGTGTTAGTTTAAACACAGTATATCCAGATAATTATAGATCGTCAGTGCCAAATTGGTTACCGTAAGTAGGGCTGATCTATATAA
It encodes:
- the cep170aa gene encoding centrosomal protein of 170 kDa isoform X2, whose amino-acid sequence is MSVTSWFLVSSGGTRHRLPREMIFVGRDDCELMLQSRSVDKQHAVINYEPGTDEHKVKDLGSLNGTFVNDVRIQEQMYITLKLEDKLRFGYDTNLFTVVRGELTVPEEALKHEKFTIGLQLSKKPSTGETASTTATSKSPTKTPTKAHRSPSHTKSGESKVTDGVTSSKDSSAKPVDTHKAEERIGGDITALPRGTPLYGQPSWWGDGDADDENSFKQENRTSTKKHDSSTSESKEAHRGEKAKEGGLHAPTAHDSSYFEIPTKEGHMASNGIHEIPTKDTEGTASHITTAQGHASFTIEFDNTSPGKVTIKDHVSKFTPDHHRSRSKKSGAGSGGAGGRDLSTLQAAMMASESKVADWLAQNDPTLVRSESTEDDSKSSKSIKSDVPVHLKRLKGSKHEDGTQSDSENGLGLRFANRRHALEERLKASHSHVGAGGSGETGGGNITVSGTRTTGTRTAFMIEFYDEENPRKRRSYSFSQTAPLLGAGVGGEGLCPQPPSHPKVFSISTSATTASDSGKVPAPIPATVTVGAPTAARVLLKQRSEDPSIGRSSASTGLATGSPTTPSEDTSVVGRGASTAGVEAEDDHSDKGTYTIELENKNPEEEEARRMIDKVFGVQQNKDSSILSDLKGEGKGKEAGQSGKEALPGDSSWVSQWASIAANHTRTDPEGSGAETASFLHKERGANTVESGASLSRGESSSSLTDRKRRTLPQLPVDDSRAKSATQTLRSEIGEKQDTEPQEKENKGDGESPTPTEDSEMTSKRKQSSTSSPSKASLRTSGSTERRKKSEERKGGGGGAGEGSEKSGKPLVRQGSFTIEKPSASVPAELIPRINRGCNGRERSDSVGSMDTATLLKDTEAVMAFLEAKLRDENKLDQKSSKGGITAQGSSSALLPRTDSISPESDVDTASTASHVAESADKKAAASVQKRRSLSSMHREKSNMSTASKTSITNPSARERLERKTKSRPVEATTRTDARRSVQPSSASSRARQPSADLTDDDQTSSFPISDILSSDQETYSGPLGHSAHGRGSDDVLQSKLDRSAKTSASGSSKTSRTLHAATASSLSKQASLPQPRPTRASLLRRARLGDTSDTDLADADRVSVASEVSTTSSTSKPPSGRKGMSRLDLLAQPRRNRLGSISARSDSECTVTRSSTSSPRLSSETALRLGLRSSTPTENKLTPRMRANSVSKLNEAKTKTTTAGYCSPTESFQPEPPGGDTEEELMGVSDHVQSTLWQRKKSVSTTLWAEVIRRAELVSSSSRWRRLPPEYGSTSEEEFGSNRNSPKRPHVRPHHIVPHRNSRLGATVSPVGVTGPGGVGIKHRMKEQEEYIRDWTAHSEEIARISQDLAKDLAILAREIHDVAGEIDSVSSSGTAPSTTVSTAATTPGSAIDTREEVGPARPTQPDIQDSMKKLVDRVFDESLNFRKIPPVISTSKPPEINGKPAELRPRAPDNLEPRALRRRTWNREEAVLDSLLLHSVSQLSTKIRHSIDKTAGKIRILFKDKDRNWDEIESKLRSESEVPLLKTSNKEISGILLELKRVEKQLQVINVMVDPDGTLDALASLGLTSPTTPTKPQAAKTTPPSATSPGSAPPAKESLPEILPGSGGSAAASARVQTSSASTEEKARDTSMGLGKSAVGGLSFSRIRPSGEEAIAQK